ATATCACTTGTTGCCTCTATAGCCAATGCGTTGAGGTATGGGGAGATGGGCCGGAGGGAGCGTCTTTCATCAGAGAAGAGTCTGAACGAAGGACTTGGGCAAGTCGTGTGTAGTCCCCCTTTCTCCAAGGTCCAAAACTTTCCCCCTGTAGTGCCGGTGGCAAAGTCCACACAGAGGCATCATGGGTCCCTTAAGTGGGGATAAGGTCTTGGAGGAATTTATTCGGGTCCATATTTGTATAGTTTGAGGTGAGGTGTGCTCAGGTTTAAAAATGACAGGCGGAAAAGCAGCTAGCATAAATTGTGGGCAACAATGTACAAGTATGAACTAGAGAAATGCAGCGCTTTTATATGTCCTTAGTAACAAAGAAAACATCCATCAATCCTGAGAGGCACCCAATCAATCTTGATTAAAAGGTGAAGAGTAatcttccaccaacaccacagtGAGCCAAGCCTCTTACCCTCACAAgtggaccactagattataggtggtcaaaAATGCCAAAACATCAATCCACCACGGACTGCTCCAGCATGGATCCAGGCATCACTCCTAATGTTAAAAGGTGTAAAGACAAAAACCACTTCATGGTGTAATATATCAAAACCATTtgaatttattaaaatcacatatATACACTCACACAGTGGCAGATGTAAACAAGCCTGTCATATGAAAGTTCCTGATGGTTTCAAACCGACAAGATGGCTGCAGTCCTCATGCACAGCGACCCcacctttttgcgatacggcactgcgtcgttttaactgacaattgtgcggtcgtgcgacattgtacccaaacaaaactgacatcctttttttcccacaaatagagctttcttttagtggtatttgatcatctctgtgggtttttattttttgcgttatgatcaaaaaaagaacaacaattttgaaaaaaacacaatattttgtactttttgctataataaatattcccattttttttaaaaaaaaagcaaattgtttcctcagtttaggccgatatgcattcttctacatatttttggtaataaaaatcacaataagcgtatattaattggtttgcgcaaaagttttattgTCTGCAAAATAGgagatggatttatggcatttttattattattatttttttttactagtaatggcgatgatctgcgatttttatcgggactgcaacattatgtcggacacatcagacacttttgacacatttttgggatgattgacaattatacagtgatcagagctataaaaatgcactgattactgtgtaaatgtcattggcagggaagaggttaacactagggggcgatcaaggggttaactgtgttccctgacagtgtgttctaactgtggggggaggggactgactataggagatgacagattgtggttcctagctattaggaactcacaatctgcctctcatCACAGAAcagggtgtcaggtcacctgtgtccaggtgacagatgcaccccgttggggtcaggagtgcaccactatgatagtggaccctaaggctgactgctgcggatggaactcggggtggttcaggaaggcaggtcccctggagcaccaacacggatcccacagtgagttagagcatagattccccagggcgtgaagtctaagagccagcaggtgttcaccagagcctctagtggtgaggatggactgggctgcaactggctccaggtcgcggcccccagggtctcccagctcacgctcatggtaggctacaggaggatggagagaaaACGGCAGCCCAGGaaagcaagggatagtaaggaggtagccaaatgtcggggcaactagcagacaaggataacagagaacatgccaaaagtcagggtcacaggcaaacagggatagtcgagaacacgccaaaggtcagggtcacaagcagacagggatagtggGGAACACACCAAGATCAGTaccagagacagagacaaacttagagcacacggcaaacaggaagccaaacacacaatattgcgcGGCAAGGCAGGCTTGttgaatacggtgttaaatagtggttcctgttgaggctagggtggagccacacagaggaaagattacttaagcatgcaggtgtgagagtacaagcctcaaggctgatacacagaccaggtaagagacagacaggtcatgaatgtattactgcaaggtcatgacacagGTATTTGTGgctacacacatgtccctgttctgcctctcatgctggcagtcatcgcgaccggtggccacgagcatcggcacccccgcagtgcagcgggcacgcacctgctatccagcttaaaggagccgacatacagctacgacggctcgcaaaatcatgccgacctgccgccgtataatgacggcggctggtcggcaagtggtaactATGTAGATGAATAGGAGCAACACACCAAAGACCACTTCCTTTTAAGTGTTCTTTATTGAACCATCCATAATATAGCTACTTCCACAATGTCCCTGCCCAAGCAACAACATAACTTAACTCGTTTCATCAAGCCATTTCAGTTAAATGCGTTAAGGCAAGGTAATCCTTGAGCAGGGACATCATGTAAGAAGATATATTTTGGATGGTTCAATAAAGAACGCTTAGAAAGAAGAGGTCTTTGGTGTGTGTCTCCTATTCATCTATATTTTCCAATATTAAGCAGAGATGGCTTTTCGAGCCAGAGCCCTAGACACCCACTGAGATTGCTTGAGGTGCTAGTCTGGAGAGGTGCTGTATGTATGGAAGTTTGGAACATAAGTTCTTTTTATAAAGTTTTAGATTACTCTGTCCACTAGCCAATAAGAAAAATAGGTGACAAAAAGATAGAAACACTGTCAGTGGATTTTAAATTCAAATTTTAAAGACTGTACTCAATTATAGAAAAAAGGCTCCAAAGGATTAAATCTTAGGAGACCTTCAATGAGACTTTCAGCTTTGTGTTATTACAACACAGCAGATGGTCCTGAGAGAATGCCAACATTCTATATAAGAATAAATCATTCGCTGGTAAAAATGCCCACATGTAAACCTGAGTACAGTGTGCAGGCACACCGTACATTTTCCAATTATTTAATCCTAAGATCCATAATTTTATTATTGCTTTATAATGATAAatgtaaacaatgaaaaaaaaatgaataatatgggGAACATGACAGAGATTTCCTCTTTCACTCTTTTGGGTCTATCAGACCATCCACAGACCATGAATGGACTTTTTGTGCTCTTCCTTCTGATTTATCTGATGACTGTTATCATAaaccttcttatttttttcttggtcCTCACTGACTACCATCTTCACaacccaatgtatttttttcttgccaACTTGGCTTTTCTGGACATGTCTTATTCATCAGTGACCGCACCAAGGATGCTCTTTGATTTGGTCACAAAACACAGATTGATATCCATTCCTGCCTGTATAGCCCAAGTCTTTTTCTACATCTCCTTTGCTGACTCAGAACTTTTCTTGCTCTCAGCTATGTCCTACGACCGCTACATTGCCATCTGCCACCCCCTACATTACAAACAAATTATGTCTTGGAGGGTGTGCGCTCGTATGGCCTCTCTGGTCTGGGGTGCAGGATTTACTCACTCTTTGGTTCATACTTTATTTTCTCTCAGGTTGTCCTTCTGCAGGGCAGCTTCCATCCACAGCTTCTTTTGTGACCTTCCACACTTATATCAAGTTACATGTACTGATCCCTTCATAAACATATTGGTCGTATTAGTATTAGGTGCTAGTATAGGATTGGGAGTCTTTCTTTTGACCTCTCTTCCCTATGTCTATATTTTCAGGACCATCCTTAGACTCCCTAGCAAGACTGGAAAGAAGAAAGCATTCTCCACCTGTGCATCACACCTCGCCGTGGTCTCCATCTTTTATGGCTccttaatttttatttactttattcctTCCTCTGGCAAAATGGTCAATTTAAACAAATTGATTACAGTCATATCTGCCCTCATTAACCCATTGCTAAATCCTCTGATCTACAGCCTGAGGAACAAAGATCTCATGGAAGCACTTATGAGGTCTTATTATCACTTAAAGTTGATCTGGGCATCATTCTGAAAATATCATTGTAAAATGTGACACTTTTTGTATTTCTGTGCCATTTTTAGTCAATTAAAAATGTCAGTAATGTCTTTTATAAAACATAAACATGTCATGGAGTCGCACTTACCGTTGCATGACCAGCGATCATTCTAACCCCCAGACCAGACTAATTTGTCTACcactttttttacattgtttttttttttttatgcacctaCAAAGCTTTGaattgaaaaaatgtgttttagttGGATCTTTAAGCAACTTATAATTAATACATTCTTAAATATTTTCTgcaattattttctcctttttATGGCAAGTACAGGGAACCCCGATATAGGTTTTGTTATATGTTGGATCTTTATGGTTGATAAGCAAGATTTTGTACTCAATGGGTGGATGGGTGATCGTTCCTTACAGCATCccttacaataataaaaaaataaagaaaatcaagTTTTTACTAAATCAATAGGTCTTTTTAGATGCCAAAGAAGaccattaaaaattatttttg
This portion of the Aquarana catesbeiana isolate 2022-GZ linkage group LG07, ASM4218655v1, whole genome shotgun sequence genome encodes:
- the LOC141102325 gene encoding olfactory receptor 1G1-like, translating into MNNMGNMTEISSFTLLGLSDHPQTMNGLFVLFLLIYLMTVIINLLIFFLVLTDYHLHNPMYFFLANLAFLDMSYSSVTAPRMLFDLVTKHRLISIPACIAQVFFYISFADSELFLLSAMSYDRYIAICHPLHYKQIMSWRVCARMASLVWGAGFTHSLVHTLFSLRLSFCRAASIHSFFCDLPHLYQVTCTDPFINILVVLVLGASIGLGVFLLTSLPYVYIFRTILRLPSKTGKKKAFSTCASHLAVVSIFYGSLIFIYFIPSSGKMVNLNKLITVISALINPLLNPLIYSLRNKDLMEALMRSYYHLKLIWASF